Proteins found in one Bactrocera oleae isolate idBacOlea1 chromosome X, idBacOlea1, whole genome shotgun sequence genomic segment:
- the LOC106621330 gene encoding isoleucine--tRNA ligase, cytoplasmic, producing MVMVQSDPTPPGVCRENVCRVPEIINFTAEEVRTLEQWQNSRIFEQCMHLSKGKPKYTFYDGPPFATGLPHYGHILAGTIKDIITRYAYQQGYHVDRRFGWDCHGLPVEFEIDKLLNIRGPEDVAKMGIKAYNAECRKIVMRYANEWEEIVTRMGRWIDFKNDYKTLYPWYMESIWWVFKQLFDKGLVYQGVKVMPYSTACTTALSNFESGQNYKEVVDPCVVVALQTINLENTYLLIWTTTPWTLPSNYACCVNPNMIYVKARDKATGRIYIVAECRLSYVYKDENEYEVLDKFPGRVLANQHYKPIFPYFVQRGTEDHAFRVLVDDYVTEDSGTGVVHNAPYFGEDDYRVCLKAGIISKSSDVICPLDDSGRFTNEVKDLAGLYVKDADKKIISMLKEMGSLVSTGQVKHSYPFCWRSDTPLIYKAVPSWFVRVEHMSKNLLACSSQTYWVPEFVRDKRFGNWLKEARDWAISRNRYWGTPIPIWRSPTGDETVCIGSIKQLEMLSGKKITDLHRETIDEIKIPSAIPGRPPLKRISAVFDCWFESGSMPFAQQHFPFENETDFMSNFPADFIAEGIDQTRGWFYTLLVISTALFNKAPYKNLIANGLVLTADGQKMSKRKKNYPDPMEVVNKYGADALRLYLINSPVVRAENLRFKEEGVRDIIKDVFLPWYNAYRFLLQNIARFEKEDLNGEKKYIYNKERHLKNIGESSVLDIWIISFKESLLDFFFKEMKRYRLYTVVPRLTKFIDQLTKWYVRLNRRRIKGELGKKECIQSLDTLYDVLYSMVEIMAPFTPFLSEYIFQRLVLFQPDNAIKDSTSVHYQLMPICNRNFIRSDIEKSVTLMQSAIELGRVMRDRRTLPIKYPVLNIIIIHKDADCLSSIMSLETFILSELNARKLTVSSDKEKYGITLRAEPDHKILGQRLKGDFKSVMSAIKQLSDDEIQLHVSNGYFDILNHRVELEEVRIIYCVSETIGTNIEANSDSEVLVLMDMTPSPELLEEGLAREVINRIQKLKKKAQLIPTDPVIIFYELSGANDGECDQLTKIIANHETMIKGSIKSELLPFDREEIEKHRLIITENAVIKGVIMALTICATEKVNLTSLRWVNVILSEKLCPRFNQGRKASLLLENNATNEFITLSQLYDDVNKIFGLFGVNYTIYSINNRKQIVPSDVNSSLNGQTLLVGLTLNETDEYHDVKLPNAPFCKSQNKGIFLFTENPQGNPLL from the exons ATGGTTATGGTACAAAGTGATCCTACACCACCCGGTGTTTGTAGGGAAAATGTTTGCCGCGTtccagaaataataaattttaccgCTGAGGAGGTGCGTACATTGGAACAGTGGCAGAATAGTAGAATATTTGAACAATGTATGCATTTGTCAAAGGGGAAACCAAA ATATACGTTCTATGATGGCCCACCATTTGCTACTGGACTGCCACACTATGGCCATATATTGGCAGGTACTATTAAGGATATCATTACCCGGTATGCATATCAACAAGGATATCATGTTGATAGGCGTTTCGGTTGGGATTGTCATGGCTTGCCGGTTGAATTTGAAATAGATAAGCTTTTAAACATACGTGGCCCAGAAGACGTTGCTAAAATGGGTATTAAAGCATACAATGCTGAATGCCGTAAAATAGTTATGCGTTACGCTAACGAATGGGAGGAAATTGTTACGCGTATGGGTCGTTGGATTGACTTTAAGAATGATTACAAAACCCTTTATCCTTGGTATATGGAGTCGATATGGTGGgtttttaaacaattatttgaTAAAGGACTAGTATATCAAGGAGTTAAGGTTATGCCATATTCAACGGCATGCACAACTGCCCTATCGAATTTCGAATCAGGTCAGAATTACAAAGAAGTTGTCGATCCTTGTGTAGTGGTGGCACTGCAGACTATTAATTTGGAAAATACATACCTCCTCATATGGACAACAACGCCATGGACTTTACCGTCCAATTATGCTTGTTGTGTTAACCCGAACATGATATATGTTAAG GCACGTGATAAGGCAACTGGCAGGATTTACATAGTGGCTGAATGCCGCCTAAGTTACGTCTATAAGGATGAAAATGAATATGAAGTTTTAGATAAATTCCCTGGACGTGTGCTTGCTAATCAACACTACAAACCAATATTTCCCTACTTTGTGCAAAGGGGCACTGAAGATCATGCTTTCCGAGTTCTTGTAGATGATTATGTAACCGAGGATTCAGGTACTGGCGTTGTTCACAATGCACCTTATTTCGGCGAAGATGATTACCGAGTTTGCCTTAAGGCTGGTATTATTTCCAAATCAAGTGATGTAATTTGTCCACTTGACGATTCGGGTCGATTCACAAACGAAGTTAAAGATCTAGCTGGATTATACGTAAAAGATGccgataagaaaataatatcaatgcTTAAGGAGATGGGAAGTCTTGTTTCAACTGGGCAAGTTAAACACAGCTACCCATTTTGTTGGCGCTCAGATACACCACTCATTTATAAGGCTGTTCCATCGTGGTTTGTACGGGTCGAACACAtgtcaaaaaacttattggCGTGCAGCTCGCAAACTTATTGGGTTCCTGAATTTGTACGAGATAAACGATTTGGCAATTGGTTAAAAGAAGCAAGGGATTGGGCT ATTAGTCGCAACCGTTATTGGGGGACGCCAATACCGATTTGGCGTTCACCTACTGGTGATGAAACTGTTTGTATTGGAAGTATCAAACAATTAGAAATGTTATCCGGGAAGAAGATTACGGATCTTCATCGCGAGACGATCGATGAAATAAAAATACCGTCTGCCATACCCGGAAGGCCCCCATTAAAGCGTATTTCTGCAGTTTTTGATTGCTGGTTTGAGTCAGGTTCAATGCCATTTGCTCAACAACATTTTCCTTTTGAGAACGAAACAGATTTTATGAGTAATTTTCCAGCCGATTTCATTGCCGAGGGCATTGATCAAACTCGTGGTTGGTTTTATACACTGTTAGTAATTTCTACAGCTTTGTTCAATAAAGCaccttacaaaaatttaattgcaaacgGCCTTGTGTTAACGGCAGATGGTCAAAAAATGTCAAAACGTAAAAAGAACTATCCAGACCCTATGGAGGTAGTAAACAAATATGGCGCCGATGCACTTCgtctatatttaataaattcccCTGTAGTACGAGCTGAGAATTTGAGATTTAAAGAGGAAGGTGTACGGGATATAATTAAAGATGTATTTTTACCGTGGTATAATGCTTATCggtttttattacaaaacattGCTCGTTTTGAGAAAGAGGATCTTAATGGTGAGAagaagtatatatacaataaagaACGCCATCTAAAAAACATTGGTGAATCGTCTGTACTTGATATTTGGATAATTTCCTTCAAAGAGTCTCTGTTGGATTTCTTCTTCAAGGAAATGAAACGGTATCGTTTATACACCGTGGTGCCACGATTGACCAAATTTATAGATCAATTGACGAAGTG GTATGTGCGTTTAAATCGTCGCCGCATCAAGGGAGAACTAGGCAAGAAGGAGTGTATACAATCATTAGATACACTGTACGATGTTCTCTATTCAATGGTTGAAATAATGGCGCCTTTCACGCCGTTTCTTTCcgaatatatttttcagcgtTTAGTACTATTTCAACCAGATAATGCCATTAAAGATTCAACTTCAGTGCATTATCAATTAATGCCTATCTGCAATCGAAACTTTATACGTTCAGATATTGAGAAATCTGTAACTTTAATGCAGTCAGCTATCGAACTGGGTCGTGTAATGCGTGACCGGCGTACGTTACCAATAAAATATCccgtattaaatataattattatacacAAGGATGCCGATTGCCTTTCTTCTATCATGAGCCTGGAAACGTTCATATTGAGTGAGTTAAATGCTCGTAAATTAACTGTAAGTTCAGATAAGGAGAAATATGGAATAACGTTACGTGCAGAACCAGATCATAAG atTCTAGGTCAAAGATTAAAAGGTGATTTCAAATCTGTTATGTCAGCTATCAAACAGCTCAGCGATGATGAAATACAATTACATGTATCGAATGGATATTTCGACATACTTAACCACCGTGTTGAGCTTGAAGAAGTACGGATAATATATTGTGTTTCAGAGACGATAGGAACAAATATAGAGGCGAACAGTGACAGCGAAGTACTTGTGCTTATGGACATGACACCGAGTCCTGAATTGCTCGAAGAAGGTTTAGCTCGCGAAGTTATAAACCGTATACAAAAACTCAAGAAAAAAGCTCAACTCATACCAACGGATCCGGTAATAATTTTCTATGAATTAAGTGGTGCCAATGACGGTGAATGTGATCAGTTAACTAAAATTATTGCTAATCATGAAACCATGATTAAAGGCAGTATTAAATCGGAACTGCTTCCATTTGACAGGGAAGAAATCGAAAAACATCGTTTAATTATCACTGAAAACGCAGTTATTAAAGGTGTGATAATGGCACTAACAATTTGTGCAACTGAAAAGGTAAATTTGACGTCACTGAGGTGGGTGAATGTTATTCTATCTGAGAAATTATGTCCACGGTTTAATCAGGGCAGAAAAGCCAGTTTATTACTTGAGAATAATGCTACCAATGAGTTCATTACATTGTCACAATTATATGACGATGTAAATAAAATCTTTGGTCTGTTCGGAGTAAATTACACCATCTACTCAATAAATAACCGAAAGCAAATTGTACCATCGGATGTAAATAGTTCATTAAATGGACAAACTTTGTTGGTGGGATTGACGTTAAACGAAACAGATGAGTATCACGATGTTAAGCTCCCAAATGCTCCGTTTTGCAAGTCGCAAAATAAGGGAATATTTCTATTTACGGAAAATCCACAGGGAAATCCTTTGCTTTGA